One genomic region from Candida albicans SC5314 chromosome 6, complete sequence encodes:
- the HAL21 gene encoding 3'(2'),5'-bisphosphate nucleotidase (Putative phosphoadenosine-5'-phosphate or 3'-phosphoadenosine 5'-phosphosulfate phosphatase; possible role in sulfur recycling; ortholog of S. cerevisiae Met22; predicted Kex2 substrate; F-12/CO2 biofilm induced), translating into TLAVKRASLLTKQLSDSIVQTARSGTLTKDDKSPVTIGDFASQAIINHAIKLNFPSDEIVGEEDSQELQENSSLADQVLSLIIKIQQETSVYNDVVGTLTDKNKVFQSIDYGNSQGGSKGRFWALDPIDGTKGFLRGDQFAVCLALIEDGKVVLGVIGCPNLSENIVSNEEHSGVVGGLYSAVKGVGSFYSELFKEGTEPLSQQKPIKMQNHTNPSQLKVVEGVEKGHSSHSTQAEIKAKLGFDPTTVAKQTVNLDSQVKYCVLASGQADIYLRLPVSDTYREKIWDHAAGNILIYESGGQVGDVTGAPLNFGNGRTLDSKGVIAAKX; encoded by the coding sequence ACTTTGGCTGTGAAGCGTGCCTCGTTGCTCACTAAACAATTGAGTGATTCCATTGTGCAGACTGCCAGGTCTGGTACACTAACCAAGGATGATAAATCGCCTGTGACTATTGGAGATTTTGCCCTGCAAGCGATCATCAACCACGctattaaattgaatttcccTAGCGACGAGATTGTTGGTGAAGAGGATTCACAGGAATTACAGGAAAATAGCAGTTTAGCTGACCAAGTATTAAGTCTAATCATCAAGATCCAACAGGAAACTAGTGTGTACAATGATGTTGTTGGAACATTGACAGACAAGAACAAAGTGTTCCAGAGCATCGATTATGGTAACTCGCAAGGTGGACTGAAGGGGAGATTCTGGGCATTGGACCCAATTGATGGGACCAAAGGATTCCTCAGAGGTGACCAATTTGCAGTGTGTTTGGCATTGATTGAAGATGGGAAAGTGGTATTAGGTGTTATTGGATGTCCAAACTTACTGGAAAACATTGTATCGAACGAAGAACATTCAGGGGTTGTTGGTGGGTTGTACTCTGCTGTCAAAGGAGTTGGCTCATTCTACAGTGAGTTGTTCAAAGAAGGTACTGAGCCATTGTCACAACAaaaaccaataaaaatGCAAAACCACACAAACCCTAGCCAGTTGAAAGTTGTTGAAGGTGTTGAAAAAGGTCATTCTTCGCATTCAACCCAAGCTGAAATCAAAGCTAAATTGGGCTTTGATCCAACCACTGTGGCAAAACAAACTGTTAACCTCGACTCACAAGTCAAATACTGTGTGTTGGCAAGTGGACAAGCAGACATATATCTCAGATTGCCAGTAAGCGATACATACCGTGAGAAAATCTGGGACCATGCAGCCGGTAACATTTTAATATACGAAAGTGGTGGTCAAGTAGGTGATGTTACTGGTGCACCATTGAATTTTGGTAATGGCAGAACATTAGATTCTAAAGGTGTGATTGCCGCAAAAWaa
- a CDS encoding uncharacterized protein (Alpha/beta hydrolase and lipase domain protein; Hap43-repressed; Spider and flow model biofilm induced), with the protein MYLGLVLSLFVSQILHLISAHPINDDNSIFIDNRDPTTPIDSEIYSNLYTYAHLIDISYCISEVNRIEEPFKCNLNCEKRFPNISLVYQFYFDDSVTGYIAKTTSNIFRYNETIAEDKKTIIVALRGTRSIFDTLTDLKVDMIPYSNTGTKLPLCGFDCKVHRGFHDYYTRTLSIIHPYIMEELNDCIEDDNYELIILGHSLGGSIAYLLGLHYLDLGFDKLTLVTMGQPLLGNENFVSWGDKVLGSVNEAKHNEFKRKFLRVIHKNDVITTLPRDQNIFNRYSQFDNQIYLNCSETDTRPTINEVIDCYDGSNNQCIAKDFPFLMFERRNYLQIHINYFRQMGLCGILN; encoded by the coding sequence ATGTATTTAGGGTTGGTCTTATCGTTATTTGTTTCCCAAATTTTGCATCTAATAAGCGCTCATCCCATCAACGACGACAATTCGATATTCATAGATAACCGCGACCCCACCACACCAATTGACTCCGAGATCTATTCCAATCTATATACATATGCACATTTAATTGACATATCGTATTGCATTTCAGAAGTCAACAGAATAGAAGAACCATTTAAATGTAATTTGAATTGTGAAAAGAGATTTCCTAACATTTCTTTAGTTTATCAGTTTTATTTCGACGACTCGGTTACAGGGTACATTGCCAAAACAACATCAAACATCTTTAGATataatgaaacaattgcagaagacaaaaaaacaataattgttGCACTTCGAGGGACAAGATCAATATTCGACACTTTAACTGATTTAAAAGTTGATATGATACCATATTCGAATACTGGGACTAAACTACCGCTTTGTGGATTCGATTGTAAAGTTCATAGAGGATTTCATGATTACTATACAAGAACCTTATCTATTATACATCCATATATAATGGAGGAGTTAAATGATTGTATCGAGGATGATAATTATGAACTAATTATTTTGGGCCATTCATTGGGTGGTTCAATTGCCTATCTACTAGGGTTGCATTATCTTGATTTAGGTTTTGATAAGCTAACCTTGGTCACAATGGGTCAACCATTGCTtggaaatgaaaattttgtaaGTTGGGGAGATAAAGTGTTAGGGAGTGTGAATGAAGCTAAACATAACGAGTTTAAAAGGAAATTTTTGAGAGTTATTCATAAGAATGATGTTATCACGACTTTACCCAGGGatcaaaatatatttaacCGATATAGTCAGTTTGATAACCaaatatatttgaattgttcTGAGACAGATACGAGACCAACTATTAACGAAGTTATTGATTGTTATGATGGATCCAATAATCAATGCATTGCCAAAGATTTCCCTTTTTTGATGTTTGAAAGACGTAATTATTTACAAATACACATCAATTATTTCAGACAAATGGGGTTATGTGgaatattgaattga
- the RIM9 gene encoding Rim9p (Protein required for alkaline pH response via the Rim101 signaling pathway; ortholog of S. cerevisiae Rim9 and A. nidulans palI; Spider biofilm induced): MFKAFIALLILLIVCWVIQLLPVIAVPFTTPDANIYLSYYNNYKFGVFGICNVERHICSKPSIGYPSTNSTFYAYDNDESFGTGGIVLPSDVRYTISKLLVVHVVAFCFSSLLLIVIFGLIIILFFKYIKTKKDLEGIQLNDSSHEITIHSDEEDNNNNNIDNTNHNNKRASVTINKTIFDLTPFLNLMLVFTFFSVLTTLLAFLADILLFTPNLSYLGWLQLIPIVSMALVTSMLCFIKRSISSRKFFESEYRYANDDMRIMRKTYVDEFWNDNASDDGFYVYTDGFYTRNGDNVQQPTSNTAGSLLSEHHDVSIVEPRTFLDTDDSRRGSSPHEFIELQNLRPV, from the coding sequence ATGTTCAAAGCATTTATagcattattaatattgttAATTGTGTGCTGGGTAATACAGCTACTACCAGTAATAGCGGTTCCCTTCACGACACCTGATGCAAACATCTATTTATCATATTATaacaattacaaatttGGAGTATTTGGGATATGTAATGTTGAACGACATATATGCTCAAAACCAAGTATTGGATATCCTTCCACTAATAGCACATTTTATGCATATGACAACGATGAATCTTTTGGAACTGGTGGTATTGTCTTGCCATCAGATGTACGATATACAATTTCCAAGTTATTAGTGGTTCATGTTGTTGCCTTTTGCTTTTCGAGCTTATTGTTGATAGTTATTTTTGGGCTAATCATAATactatttttcaaatacatTAAGACTAAGAAGGACCTAGAAGGTATACAACTCAACGATAGTCTGCATGAAATAACCATACACTCTGACGAAGAagataacaacaacaacaacattgaCAATACAAATCATAATAACAAAAGGGCAAGCGTAACcattaataaaacaatatttgatttaactCCTTTTTTAAATCTAATGTTAGtgtttacttttttttcagtgtTAACTACGTTGTTGGCTTTTTTAGCtgatattttattgtttaccCCGAACTTGTCATACCTTGGATGGCTTCAATTAATACCGATTGTGCTGATGGCTTTAGTCACATCGATGTTGTGTTTCATCAAGcgatcaatttcttcaagaAAGTTTTTTGAAAGTGAATATCGATATGCTAATGATGATATGAGAATAATGAGAAAAACTTATGTTGATGAGTTTTGGAACGATAATGCCAGTGACGATGGATTCTATGTTTACACAGATGGATTTTACACTAGAAATGGCGACAATGTCCAGCAACCTACTTCCAATACAGCTGGATCACTACTATCTGAGCACCACGATGTCAGCATTGTAGAACCAAGAACTTTCCTTGACACTGATGATTCTAGACGTGGAAGCAGTCCACATGAGTTCATagaattacaaaatttacGACCAGTATAA
- a CDS encoding uncharacterized protein (Ortholog(s) have translation regulator activity, role in regulation of translation and mitochondrion localization): MLETRILRSLPQVRKYSVKRFRSPFSFLPNETKHIFDEEKLTPEENKAAIPLKPNYDNLEKIHHEVINPEEVSDLVVKLNSNDILVSILSKDGYLFGDKNYLLTGTNKPTRFKATSILNSWCRIFNNQIKDLKEISPMQFWDPVVSPQISKAIEEYGDNFEKLFQETRALKNSKLKKHGDIPPSELVDMITVDNLSLYVLNNLSSIESLAVFVGFMRNHIEYYTVEGLSEILAKLTDICYRLHGDIDYELYLSVKQKHPGVIQKLPSDTIDKLANLLASKNWELSKELIRVLIKRDVCPSETTMNEFLLNFVNSDPETKLKELSFLKSAIFSRGVNELSLQIVLTTIRNIHEFSKLIELIKTSNQCQLILSKYQHILFATLKRVTTNLPLQKAQFVRVLTENNVHVDNDLMRVLEN; this comes from the coding sequence ATGCTAGAAACAAGGATATTAAGATCATTACCTCAGGTAAGGAAATACCTGGTAAAACGCTTTCGATCTCCCTTTCTGTTTCTTCCTAATGAAACAAAGCATatatttgatgaagaaaaactaacaccagaagaaaataaagcAGCTATTCCATTAAAACCAAATTACGacaatttagaaaaaataCATCATGAAGTGATAAATCCAGAAGAAGTATCAGATCTCGTGGTAAAACTTAACTCAAATGATATTCTAGTAAGCATATTGTCGAAAGATGGATATCTATTTGGTgataaaaattatttactTACAGGAACAAATAAACCAACCAGGTTCAAGGCTACAAGTATTTTGAATAGTTGGTGCcgaattttcaataatcaaattaaagacttgaaagaaatttctCCAATGCAATTCTGGGATCCTGTCGTATCACCCCAAATCAGTAAAGctattgaagaatatggagataattttgaaaaactttTCCAAGAAACAAGGGCATTGAAGAAttctaaattgaaaaaacatGGAGATATCCCACCATCAGAATTAGTGGACATGATTACGGTGGATAATTTGTCACTTTATGTTTTGAACAACTTGAGTTCTATTGAATCCTTAGCAGTATTTGTTGGGTTTATGCGGAATCATATTGAATATTATACCGTCGAAGGTTTAAGTGAGATATTAGCAAAATTGACTGATATTTGTTATAGATTACATGGCGACATTGATTATGAGTTATATTTATCAgtgaaacaaaaacatcCTGGTGTCATTCAGAAACTACCATCCGATactattgataaattggcCAATTTGTTAGCCTCAAAGAATTGGGAGTTATCCAAGGAGTTGATCCGGGTGCTTATCAAGCGAGATGTGTGTCCTTcagaaacaacaatgaaTGAGTTCTTACTCAATTTCGTTAATAGTGACCCcgaaacaaaattaaaagagTTATCGTTCCTAAAACTGGCCATTTTTAGCAGAGGAGTGAACGAATTATCATTACAAATAGTCTTGACAACCATAAGGAATATTCACGAATTTAGCAAATTAATAGAGTTGATTAAAACCTCAAATCAATGCCAATTAATCTTATCAAAATACCAGCACATCTTGTTTGCAACATTGAAAAGAGTGACTACTAATTTACCGTTACAAAAAGCTCAATTTGTTAGAGTATTAACTGAAAACAATGTCCATGTTGACAACGATTTGATGAGAGTTTTAGAAAACTGA
- the KAR5 gene encoding Kar5p (Ortholog of S. cerevisiae Kar5; involved in nuclear membrane fusion during karyogamy; induced by alpha factor), whose amino-acid sequence MVVAHDLQLFGDFKFELSDNWRNDCAKKALEPIINQCAEGIETISPFQQKSIAIQLSICEFENAEISYPSECRSQNLDTCILLLEKSPQYWTTFSGYYREIRNICHQVSLPFAKDQILQVYGNIN is encoded by the coding sequence ATGGTTGTTGCACACGATTTACAGCTTTTTGGTGATTTCAAGTTTGAATTGTCAGACAATTGGAGAAATGATTGTGCCAAAAAAGCATTGGaaccaataataaatcaatgcGCTGAGGGTATTGAGACAATCTCCCCATTCCAACAGAAACTGATTGCAAtacaattatcaatatgtgaatttgaaaatgccGAAATATCCTATCCCAGTGAATGCAGATCTCAGAATTTAGACACTTGTATCTTGTTATTGGAAAAGTCGCCTCAATACTGGACAACTTTCAGTGGCTACTACAGAGAAATAAGAAATATATGCCATCAAGTAAGTTTACCATTTGCTAAAGATCAGATTTTACAAGTGTATGGGAATATTAACTGA
- a CDS encoding uncharacterized protein (Protein of unknown function; induced by alpha pheromone in SpiderM medium) — translation MHLVVMKHSYEDANSNVKELESHLNYFINDMSQVYILINEKALEVKSQQDRIKEHNADILNQIEEIKKNLDNAYEEASEVQISNNQLVHDIQSSLDYSLFTVSNLNSHLQLSINDFIEKNEDIRSRAPIIFEEIFGLFLNHLNESGQLAMDSFEAALDLSLNMLHQKLNQTERSIDNLNSKVSDLAHFADSLKKYASSIFNVPNYVRTSMNHKIQQWREFGNIMVVGGVFFFVVLTLLVLSFIRTQVMKVFRFAFIGIPMITGIALAIFILRLLSMPMKVVDID, via the coding sequence atgcatttggtggtgatgaagCACTCTTATGAAGATGCAAATTCAAATGTAAAGGAGTTGGAAAgtcatttgaattattttattaatgatatGCTGCAAGTTTATATTcttattaatgaaaaagcATTGGAGGTGAAATCACAACAGGATAGAATCAAAGAGCACAATGCAgatattttaaatcaaatagaggaaatcaaaaagaatcTTGATAATGCGTATGAAGAAGCACTGGAAGTACAAATAtccaataatcaattggttCATGATATACAAAGTAGTTTGGATTACAGTCTTTTCACAGTGTCTAATTTGAATTCACATCTTCAACTTagtattaatgattttattgagaaaaatgaagatattCGAAGCCGTGCTCCAATcatatttgaagaaatatttggactatttttgaatcatttgaatGAATCGGGTCAGCTTGCCATGGATTCGTTTGAAGCGGCTCTCGATTTATCCTTGAATATGCTAcatcaaaaattaaatcaaacaGAAAGATCAATTGACAATCTCAACTCCAAAGTTTCAGATCTTGCTCATTTTGCAGATTCACTCAAAAAATATGCTTCAAGTATTTTTAATGTACCAAATTACGTGAGAACTTCAATGAATCATAAGATACAGCAATGGAGGGAATTTGGAAATATTATGGTAGTTGGGggtgttttcttttttgttgtgcTAACTTTACTTGTTCTCTCATTCATAAGAACACAGGTTATGAAGGTATTCAGATTTGCATTTATTGGCATACCAATGATTACGGGAATTGCATTAGCTATATTCATCTTAAGGCTCTTGAGTATGCCTATGaaagttgttgatataGATTAA